One genomic window of Fusarium keratoplasticum isolate Fu6.1 chromosome 3, whole genome shotgun sequence includes the following:
- a CDS encoding Helo-like-N domain-containing protein has protein sequence MADPLSVVSGLLAIVTATIQSSKVLYQTVQSLRDHPRSVRQLRDELDALGGVLQSLEASAGHEPSILVPLKLPLEQCTKASADFQTLIVRYTRHSEGQGNISVRDWAKLRYMDNDINGFTAMLAGYKSTIAIALADANLRSSTVTLQVLNEYKDMIRDTKQDLENHLEEITPKSQSLTRHGDIPSGAEPADIERFRNERETTEQCLEICSQVLSHINGLRLLPVAKGEAPCGATPVGLSTQDLE, from the exons ATGGCGGATCCGCTTAGTGTTGTTTCCGGGCTTTTGGCCATCGTTACTGCTACAATACAGTCGAGCAAGGTGCTTTACCAGACTGTCCAGAGTCTTAGGGACCATCCTCGCTCTGTTCGGCAGCTGAGAGATGAGCTCGACGCTCTTGGTGGTGTCCTCCAGTCCCTGGAGGCTTCTGCCGGACACGAACCTTCTATCCTTGTTCCGCTGAAGCTTCCACTCGAGCAGTGTACCAAAGCAAGTGCGGATTTTCAGACGCTGATAGTCAGATACACTAGACATTCTGAAGGGCAGGGAAACATCAGCGTCAGAGACTGGGCAAAGCTCAGGTACATGGACAATGACATTAATGGCTTCACGGCTATGCTGGCTGGGTATAAAtccaccatcgccatcgctTTAGCAGATGCAAACCT GCGTTCGAGCACGGTGACCCTTCAAGTCCTCAATGAATACAAAGATATGATTCGAGATACGAAGCAAGACCTCGAGAACCATCTCGAGGAGATCACGCCCAAATCGCAatctttgacgaggcatGGCGACATCCCCTCTGGAGCAGAACCCGCAGATATAGAGCGCTTTCGCAATGAACGCGAGACAACCGAGCAGTGTCTCGAAATTTGCTCGCAGGTGCTATCCCATATCAACGGACTGAGGCTTTTGCCAGTGGCGAAGGGGGAAGCACCGTGTGGCGCCACGCCCGTTGGCTTATCTACCCAGGATCTGGAGTAA
- a CDS encoding Hydrolase-4 domain-containing protein: MRFLLSLVGLLGAACAQQSICDTNCQKGCDAACQAAIQGTYESESKLWVSDIISDPFYSTPANISSAKPGDILRWEAVPAALLSRNWTIPASLSLYRFMYATEDINNSTIPATAWALLPFHRSLSTPGEPRKLRTVVWTHGTAGRSRLCSTTNNRGLYYDWKAPFILAESGYAVIAPDYSGQGSDIPQGFMYEAGFLHAADVAYSVVAARKVIGNFLSRKWAVFGHSEGGMTAWRTAERLARKGEERLLKAGEFIGAVAAAPALRPQKLIPLSWKQTGTGGGPFSVYFLQSLAKLFPKQIKVEDYLADVTQQRLQVLDNSCFQTGFAAVGTLSPEQLFKNTSWLQHPATNEWAVRYNGQGPYPLAAPLLVIQGVNDTITPAVLTMEDFNLTCSSYPKSPIHAKLYPEMGHGQVLESARADIEAWLDARFNGKPAAKACSIDNIEPLTDSYARGELFWAANIVPF; encoded by the coding sequence ATGCgctttctcctctctttgGTTGGTCTCCTTGGAGCCGCTTGCGCTCAGCAAAGCATCTGCGACACCAACTGCCAGAAGGGTTGCGATGCTGCTTGTCAAGCTGCCATCCAGGGAACCTACGAGTCCGAGTCCAAGCTTTGGGTAAGCGACATTATCAGCGATCCCTTCTACAGTACCCCGGCGAATATCTCCTCGGCTAAGCCAGGTGACATTCTCCGCTGGGAGGCTGTGCCCGCTGCGCTACTCAGTCGCAACTGGACGATCCCCGCCAGCCTAAGTCTTTACCGCTTCATGTACGCCACCGAGGATATTAATAACAGCACTATCCCCGCAACCGCATGGGCCTTGCTCCCGTTTCATCGGTCTCTGTCAACTCCTGGAGAGCCTCGGAAGCTTCGGACTGTCGTCTGGACACATGGCACTGCCGGGCGTAGTCGCCTCTGCtcgacaaccaacaacagaGGCCTCTACTATGACTGGAAGGCGCCCTTTATCCTGGCCGAATCTGGCTATGCCGTCATTGCCCCTGACTACTCTGGTCAGGGATCCGACATTCCACAGGGATTTATGTATGAGGCTGGTTTCCTGCACGCGGCTGATGTTGCGTACTCGGTTGTTGCCGCCAGAAAGGTCATCGGAAACTTCTTGAGTCGCAAATGGGCAGTTTTTGGACATAGCGAGGGAGGCATGACAGCTTGGCGTACCGCTGAGCGTCTTGCGCGAAAGGGCGAAGAGCGCCTTCTCAAAGCTGGCGAGTTCATCGGAGCTGTAGCTGCTGCGCCTGCTCTGCGACCTCAGAAGCTGATCCCACTCTCGTGGAAGCAGACGGGAACTGGTGGAGGCCCATTCTCTGTATACTTTCTTCAGTCCCTTGCCAAGCTTTTCCCGAAGCAAATCAAGGTTGAGGACTATCTCGCGGATGTTACTCAGCAACGACTCCAAGTCCTCGACAATTCCTGCTTCCAGACTGGctttgctgctgttggtaCTCTCAGCCCTGAGCAACTCTTCAAGAACACCAGCTGGCTCCAGCATCCCGCCACCAATGAATGGGCGGTCCGGTACAATGGCCAAGGCCCTTATCCGCTTGCTGCGCCGCTGCTGGTGATCCAGGGTGTCAACGACACCATCACGCCTGCGGTCCTGACTATGGAGGATTTCAACCTTACTTGCTCATCCTATCCCAAGAGCCCGATCCATGCCAAGCTGTATCCCGAGATGGGCCACGGCCAAGTTCTCGAGTCGGCTCGTGCCGATATCGAAGCCTGGCTCGACGCCAGATTCAATGGCAAACCTGCTGCTAAAGCATGCTCTATCGATAACATCGAGCCTCTGACCGATAGCTATGCGCGAGGCGAGCTGTTCTGGGCAGCCAACATTGTCCCCTTCTAA
- a CDS encoding Zn(2)-C6 fungal-type domain-containing protein, translated as MVQKRACDACHKRKIQCDSTSSKTPCNWCEHHGLACTFNRVRGRKKKAKPRTTQSSEQSLAKRLERIEDALAQTLARQRGTDTSLTSVPSKPSTPTSTSVTTTPAPRTSLDETTRSSISLGEQFDAFGSPYVSQLSQCPPIPSTPSGFTSTVSFGQIHYGGCHFGRISQHNGMPILSAEGIKWLSSRTGEDVSFQKFQPLSPRQRLFSSTSSVSNYYNSPSDLYELPDRKLVDKILHVYLHSAFRLVFPVIDRVLFEDTLTLAYESSTEPLSLDQISAKSCVYAFISIICLFQGRVSEIPYLDSDACAQKAHYLLTDALEDTSITSLQAVFMLHMHQTFSGHLQSAAMLHAIACRIIFMLGGHTYTPTKAHGTDATREERETRQLRMLFWLCYIFDKDIALRTGQPPLMSDDYCDLTLPEDYMSCYFYLPDLDENLSSPSYNDEKLIPHLPGDPRLSHLKDKTSRLLYSAQAAKKSDAELLRDIRELDEELEAWRLSIPPDFRPALSITEKSKVTLAGMQLPRSMRHITLHLEYHHLMTAIHRASGRCCGMSSENNSEDGEWKGGIQSSIALSLEASRSTIVYLRAAIDGLAGEAFWVVVFYPTAAMMSLFFNLLMNPLEEQAQADLELLSSAAGLVRQLPVRRLTPHELTYMKLVNDFVTELIRLCKCAIAKATKEREQRNRELELMSI; from the exons ATGGTCCAGAAAAGGGCTTGTGATGCCTGTCATAAGAGAAAG ATCCAATGCGATTCCACCAGTTCCAAGACACCCTGCAACTGGTGTGAACATCACGGCTTGGCTTGTACATTTAACCGGGTTAGAGGccggaagaagaaggcaaagccCAG AACCACTCAAAGCTCCGAACAAAGTCTTGCAAAGAGACTGGAGCGCATCGAAGATGCATTGGCTCAAACTCTTGCTCGTCAACGTGGTACCGATACCTCGTTGACATCAGTCCCCTCCAAACCCTCAACTCCTACTTCCACAAGTGtaacaacaacaccagcgCCTCGCACCAGCTTGGACGAGACTACCAGGTCCTCGATAAGTTTGGGCGAACAGTTTGACGCATTTGGGTCGCCATATGTATCACAATTATCGCAATGCCCGCCTATCCCATCGACGCCGAGCGGCTTCACTAGCACCGTTTCATTCGGTCAGATTCATTACGGTGGCTGCCACTTTGGGCGGATCAGCCAACACAATGGCATGCCGATACTTTCTGCCGAAGGAATAAAGTGGCTGTCTTCGAGGACTGGTGAGGATGTTTCGTTTCAAAAGTTCCAACCCCTCTCTCCACGACAACGACTATTctcctccacatcctccGTCTCCAACTACTACAACAGCCCTTCCGACCTGTATGAGCTTCCCGATAGGAAGCTTGTCGACAAAATCCTCCATGTATACCTCCACTCCGCCTTTCGACTTGTGTTTCCCGTCATCGACCGCGTCCTGTTTGAAGATACCCTTACCTTGGCATATGAATCCTCAACCGAGCCTCTATCTCTTGACCAGATCAGTGCCAAATCTTGTGTCTAtgccttcatctccatcatctgcctgTTCCAAGGCAGGGTGTCAGAGATTCCTTATCTCGACAGCGATGCCTGTGCCCAGAAGGCGCACTATCTTTTGACAGATGCTCTTGAGGACACCAGCATTACAAGTCTTCAGGCTGTCTTTATGCTG CATATGCACCAAACCTTCTCTGGGCACTTGCAGTCGGCCGCTATGCTGCATGCCATAGCTTGCCGCATCATATTCATGCTTGGCGGGCATACATATACTCCCACCAAAGCCCATGGTACCGACGCCACTCGTGAAGAGCGCGAAACACGACAACTCCGAATGCTGTTCTGGTTGTGCTATATCTTTGACAAAGATATTGCCTTGAGAACCGGCCAGCCTCCTTTGATGTCTGACGACTACTGCGATCTCACCCTCCCTGAGGACTACATGAGTTGCTATTTCTACCTCCCAGATCTCGATGAGAACctttcatcaccatcctATAACGATGAAAAGCTTATACCTCATCTTCCGGGAGATCCCCGACTGAGCcacctcaaggacaagacaagTCGCCTCCTCTACTCAGCAcaagctgccaagaagtCAGATGCAGAACTGCTTCGCGATATCCgtgagcttgatgaagaaCTCGAAGCTTGGCGACTATCGATCCCACCGGACTTTCGGCCTGCACTGTCGATAACTGAGAAATCCAAGGTGACGCTTGCGGGAATGCAGCTTCCCCGAAGCATGCGACACATCACGTTGCATCTGGAATATCATCATCTTATGACTGCTATCCACCGTGCGAGTGGGCGATGCTGCGGCATGTCATCCGAGAACAATTCtgaggatggagaatggAAGGGAGGCATACAGTCTAGCATCGCCCTCTCGCTGGAGGCCAGCCGCTCCACGATCGTGTATTTGAGGGCGGCCATCGACGGACTTGCGGGCGAAGCGTTCTG GGTCGTCGTCTTTTATCCTACGGCCGCGATGATGAGTCTGTTTTTCAACCTTCTCATGAACCCGCTTGAGGAACAGGCTCAGGCAGATCTGGAACTTCTCAGCTCCGCTGCAGGTTTAGTCAGGCAGCTGCCGGTGAGACGGCTTACACCTCACGAGCTTACATACATGAAGCTGGTCAACGATTTTGTGACTGAGCTGATCCGGCTTTGCAAATGCGCAATCGCAAAGGCCACAAAGGAACGGGAACAGAGGAACCGTGAATTGGAGTTGATGAGTATCTAA